In one window of Megalops cyprinoides isolate fMegCyp1 chromosome 24, fMegCyp1.pri, whole genome shotgun sequence DNA:
- the LOC118771549 gene encoding gastrula zinc finger protein XlCGF17.1-like, translated as MLKTEDDEEDDLKPEPQSIQKPQKANRTENGPSAGSQKIKKEKGDVREHCSGGKEWPCLQCNKSFSAERYLKTHTKVHVHEKLREQQSGSVKKSYVCTECEKTFSQAVYLRIHQRIHTGEKPYSCMECKKSFRQMATLKVHERIHTGEKPYSCTVCHKPFRFLGNLRKHQRIHSGEKPFSCSECGKRFRLQASLKLHKRVHTGERPYSCKECGKSFSSSGDRRKHMTIHSGERPHVCTECKMAFRILSNLKLHQRIHTGERPHTCTICQKCFRHPGALTQHLRIHTGDKPYSCDECAKSCWSETIHLHRHRRIHTDEKPYICTECGRGFRTSGNLKKHESVHTVFVTERSWVSVYSLIH; from the exons ATGCTGAAGACagaagatgatgaagaagatgatCTGAAGCCAGAACCTCAATCCATTCAAAAACCTCAAAAAGCTAACAGGACAGAGAATGGACCAAGCGCAGGCTCTCAGAAgataaaaaaggagaaaggagatgTGAGAGAGCATTGTAGTGGTGGGAAGGAGtggccctgtctgcagtgtaaTAAGAGCTTTAGTGCGGAAAGATACCTGAAGACGCATACGAAAGTTCACGTCCACGAGAAGCTAAGAGAGCAGCAAAGTGGCAGTGTGAAAAAATCATACGTATGTACAGAGTGTGAGAAGACGTTCAGTCAAGCCGTTTACTTGAGGATACACCAGAGAATTCACACAGGTGAGAAACCATACTCTTGTATGGAGTGCAAGAAGAGTTTCAGACAAATGGCCACCTTAAAGGTTCATGAGCGAATTCATACAGGGGAAAAACCCTACTCTTGCACTGTGTGCCATAAGCCTTTTAG ATTTTTGGGTAACTTGAGAAAACATCAACGTATTCATTCAGGGGAGAAACCTTTTTCTTGCTCTGAGTGTGGGAAACGTTTCAGATTACAGGCAAGTTTAAAATTGCATAAGCGAGTTCACACAGGCGAGAGACCGTACTCTTGCAAAGAGTGTGGGAaatctttttcttcctctggtGACCGTAGAAAGCATATGACGATTCACTCAGGAGAGAGGCCACATGTCTGTACAGAATGTAAGATGGCATTCAGGATATTAAGTAATTTAAAACTACATCAGAGGATTCACACGGGAGAGagaccacacacatgcactataTGTCAGAAGTGTTTCAGACATCCAGGTGCCCTGACACAACATCTGCGGATTCATACAGGGGACAAGCCTTACTCCTGTGATGAGTGTG CAAAATCATGCTGGAGTGAAACCATTCACTTGcacaga CATCGGCGAATTCACACAGACGAAAAACCGTACATTTGCACTGAGTGTGGGCGCGGTTTTCGTACTTCTGGTAATCTGAAAAAGCACGAAAGTGTTCATACAG tgtttgtgacagagaggagttgggtcagtgtgtactCCCTTATCCACTAA